One window of the Methylovirgula sp. HY1 genome contains the following:
- a CDS encoding metalloregulator ArsR/SmtB family transcription factor, translated as MQERSASAPFETILTALSAAGEETRLRLLALLAEAELTVSELVTILGQSQPRISRHLKLLVEAGLVERHREGAWAFFLMAQRGAAAALGRDILGRLACDDPRRAADRERLTEVRRARAEQAVRYFASHAANWDELRALHVAEERVEAAIRDMIGTTSLHNLLDLGTGTGRMLELLAPLATRAVGIDQSPQMLAVARVRLEKAGLRNVQLRQGDIYALPVERDFYDLVIIHQVLHYLDDPARAVREAVQALRPSGRLLIVDFAPHEEESLRANHAHRRLGFAAAEIAALMEDSGLDVIERRDLVPNWNEGGKLTVTLWLGRDRRIISDPLPLTLGEFA; from the coding sequence ATGCAAGAGAGATCCGCGAGCGCCCCTTTCGAAACGATTCTGACCGCCCTCTCCGCGGCGGGCGAAGAGACACGGCTGCGTCTGCTGGCGCTCCTGGCCGAGGCCGAGTTGACCGTCAGTGAGCTGGTGACCATTCTCGGCCAATCCCAGCCTCGGATCTCGCGGCACCTGAAATTGCTCGTCGAGGCCGGCCTCGTCGAACGGCATCGGGAGGGCGCTTGGGCTTTTTTCCTGATGGCGCAGCGCGGCGCCGCCGCCGCGCTTGGGCGCGATATTCTTGGTCGGCTCGCTTGCGACGATCCAAGGCGCGCCGCCGACCGTGAGCGCTTGACGGAAGTGCGGCGGGCTCGTGCTGAACAAGCGGTTCGCTATTTCGCGTCCCATGCGGCCAATTGGGACGAGTTGCGCGCATTGCATGTCGCCGAAGAACGCGTCGAAGCCGCGATCCGCGACATGATCGGAACGACGTCCCTCCATAATCTTCTCGATTTAGGCACCGGTACCGGCCGTATGCTGGAGCTTTTAGCACCGCTCGCCACGCGGGCCGTAGGCATCGACCAATCGCCGCAAATGCTGGCGGTCGCCCGTGTACGGCTGGAAAAGGCTGGGCTCCGCAATGTCCAGCTCCGCCAGGGCGACATTTATGCTCTGCCGGTGGAGCGGGATTTTTATGATCTCGTCATCATCCATCAAGTGCTGCATTATCTCGATGATCCGGCCCGCGCGGTGCGCGAGGCGGTGCAGGCGCTACGCCCTTCCGGCCGCTTGCTGATCGTCGATTTCGCGCCGCATGAAGAAGAGAGCCTGCGCGCCAATCATGCGCATCGCCGCCTCGGCTTTGCGGCGGCAGAGATCGCCGCCTTGATGGAAGATTCGGGCCTCGACGTGATCGAGCGACGCGACCTCGTGCCGAACTGGAATGAGGGTGGCAAGCTCACCGTCACTCTATGGCTCGGCCGCGACCGCCGCATAATCTCCGATCCCTTGCCGCTCACTCTGGGAGAATTCGCCTGA
- a CDS encoding methyl-accepting chemotaxis protein, protein MTFSAPHRTLTGRLWLIEAFGFIVAFGLSSVVHQPLVLGVVGACVLAASYGLLAKSLAPLGLIRAQMRDICRRTAGDESLLYAQENLDTNIKLLRDRLYGYGDPRRVGDDLYFGERRINENFADVDWVKTKAGGTATIFCGDLRIATNVLRPEGGRAIGTRLVAGAVHDHVFKDAQTYRGEAEILGITYLSIYEPIFCGEEVVGVLYVGVPKPVSADGGAVEAHEVDALAEMSATVAKLDAAATAKSDAERKAAEQRHAGEDQNRRYAAARRVTAAAQDEVVEILSTALEQLSKGNLVDRIDVRFPPSYEKLREDFNVTILQLRETVGGIKDNAGSMSRGSEEIAQAASDLSRRTEHQASALEQASAALSELTGQVNESAASARRAESIVTAARTKAERCGAVMEETVAAISAIDKSSKAIAQIIGVITDIALQTNLLALNASVEAARAGEDGKGFAVVASEVRDLAHRSAEAAKEIKNLIAASAVQVDCGVARVGETGSALAEIVAQVVEINGVIGDIANSARTQATSLHEISAAVADMDKVTQQNAAMVEESTAASQKLADEASLLAALVDHFDLGMAGNVDDARGTHRGDAGPSAATRRSASSASPRIAPKRAHA, encoded by the coding sequence ATGACGTTTTCTGCACCACATCGGACTTTGACCGGACGCCTTTGGCTCATCGAGGCTTTCGGCTTCATCGTGGCTTTCGGGCTTAGCAGCGTCGTGCATCAGCCCCTTGTTCTCGGTGTCGTGGGCGCTTGTGTTCTTGCCGCCAGTTACGGGCTCTTGGCCAAGAGTCTCGCGCCGCTCGGTCTGATCCGAGCGCAAATGCGCGATATTTGCCGGCGGACCGCAGGAGACGAGTCGCTCTTGTATGCGCAGGAGAATCTCGACACCAATATCAAGCTGCTGCGCGACAGGCTCTATGGCTACGGCGATCCGCGACGTGTCGGCGACGATCTCTATTTCGGCGAGCGACGCATCAACGAAAATTTCGCGGATGTCGATTGGGTCAAGACGAAAGCAGGCGGCACAGCCACGATTTTCTGCGGCGATCTGCGGATCGCGACCAATGTTCTGCGGCCTGAAGGTGGCCGTGCCATTGGCACGCGACTCGTCGCCGGTGCCGTCCATGACCATGTGTTCAAAGACGCTCAGACCTATCGCGGCGAGGCGGAGATCCTCGGCATTACCTATCTCAGCATCTATGAGCCGATCTTCTGCGGTGAAGAAGTCGTCGGCGTCCTTTATGTCGGCGTTCCCAAGCCGGTCTCCGCAGACGGCGGCGCTGTGGAGGCCCACGAGGTGGACGCACTCGCCGAAATGTCCGCGACTGTCGCAAAGCTCGACGCGGCGGCGACCGCCAAATCCGATGCCGAGCGCAAGGCCGCGGAACAACGCCATGCCGGAGAGGATCAAAATCGTCGCTACGCGGCGGCGCGTCGCGTGACGGCTGCCGCGCAAGACGAAGTGGTGGAGATCCTGTCGACGGCATTGGAACAGCTATCGAAGGGCAATCTCGTCGATCGCATCGATGTGCGCTTTCCGCCCAGTTATGAAAAATTGCGCGAAGACTTCAATGTCACCATCCTGCAGCTGCGCGAAACCGTGGGCGGCATCAAGGACAATGCCGGATCGATGTCGCGTGGCAGTGAGGAGATTGCGCAGGCCGCGAGTGATTTGTCGCGCCGCACCGAGCACCAGGCCAGCGCGCTCGAACAAGCCAGCGCGGCGCTGTCGGAACTCACCGGGCAGGTCAATGAATCGGCGGCGAGCGCGCGGCGCGCCGAATCCATCGTGACCGCGGCCCGGACGAAGGCCGAGCGCTGTGGCGCGGTGATGGAAGAGACCGTTGCAGCAATTTCCGCCATCGACAAATCGTCAAAGGCGATCGCGCAAATCATCGGCGTCATCACCGATATTGCGCTGCAGACCAACCTGCTGGCGCTCAATGCCAGCGTCGAGGCGGCCCGTGCCGGCGAAGATGGAAAAGGGTTTGCCGTGGTCGCCAGCGAGGTGCGCGATCTCGCGCATCGTTCGGCGGAAGCGGCGAAGGAGATCAAAAATCTGATCGCGGCGAGCGCGGTTCAAGTCGATTGTGGTGTCGCGCGGGTTGGTGAAACCGGCTCGGCACTCGCTGAAATCGTTGCGCAGGTCGTCGAGATCAATGGTGTCATCGGCGATATAGCCAATTCCGCGCGAACCCAGGCGACCAGCCTGCATGAGATCAGCGCCGCGGTCGCCGACATGGACAAGGTCACCCAGCAGAACGCCGCAATGGTCGAGGAATCGACCGCTGCGAGCCAAAAACTGGCGGACGAGGCGTCACTTCTCGCCGCTCTCGTCGATCATTTCGATTTGGGAATGGCAGGGAATGTGGATGACGCGCGCGGAACTCACAGGGGTGACGCGGGCCCGTCAGCTGCGACGCGCCGCAGCGCTTCTTCTGCTTCTCCCCGCATCGCGCCGAAACGCGCCCACGCTTGA